One segment of Elusimicrobiota bacterium DNA contains the following:
- a CDS encoding ParB/RepB/Spo0J family partition protein: MVHKALGRGLGSLIPGAEKGAARSFLEQGIKIHIDRIKPNRNQPRERFDETKLRELSESIEKHGLAQPILVTPSKIPGEYELIAGERRLRACRMAGLKEVWSVVRNTPEDKRFQLSLIENIQRENLNPIEEGKAYKKLMDDFDHTQEELSKLVAKDRAVIANTLRLLNLPEDIQESIAEGLISAGHGRMLAGISDEEKQKHLAEKIVKEKLTVREIERLIAEWKAGKIKGSRKSRKAEPELKYLAEELQRKLGTKINISGTSKKGKIGIHYYSLEELERITKILGVKI; the protein is encoded by the coding sequence ATGGTGCACAAAGCGTTAGGGCGGGGGTTAGGCTCTCTTATACCCGGGGCCGAAAAGGGGGCAGCAAGAAGTTTCCTGGAACAAGGCATAAAAATTCATATAGATAGAATAAAGCCGAACAGAAACCAGCCGAGAGAAAGATTTGACGAGACAAAATTAAGAGAACTTTCAGAATCCATAGAAAAGCACGGGCTTGCCCAGCCGATTCTGGTAACCCCGTCAAAAATCCCGGGCGAATATGAGCTTATTGCAGGCGAAAGACGATTAAGAGCCTGTCGAATGGCAGGATTAAAAGAAGTTTGGTCGGTAGTAAGAAATACGCCTGAAGACAAAAGATTTCAGCTTTCTTTGATAGAAAATATTCAAAGGGAAAATTTAAACCCTATTGAAGAAGGGAAGGCTTACAAAAAATTAATGGATGACTTTGACCACACTCAGGAAGAATTGTCAAAGCTGGTTGCAAAAGACCGCGCAGTTATTGCAAACACTTTAAGGCTGTTAAATCTGCCTGAAGATATACAAGAATCAATTGCAGAAGGTTTAATTTCCGCAGGACACGGCAGGATGCTTGCGGGAATTTCAGACGAAGAAAAACAAAAACATCTGGCAGAAAAAATCGTAAAAGAAAAACTTACCGTCCGAGAAATTGAAAGGCTTATCGCTGAATGGAAAGCGGGCAAGATAAAAGGCAGCAGAAAGAGCAGAAAAGCGGAGCCCGAACTAAAATATCTTGCGGAAGAGCTTCAAAGAAAGCTTGGGACAAAAATAAATATTTCAGGAACCTCAAAAAAAGGAAAAATCGGGATCCACTATTATTCCCTTGAAGAGCTTGAAAGAATAACAAAAATACTCGGTGTAAAAATCTAA
- a CDS encoding ParA family protein: YFGEKVYDTKIPRAVRLAEAPSYGKPIILYDRYSKGTEAYVCLAKEFLKRQS; the protein is encoded by the coding sequence TATTTCGGCGAAAAAGTTTACGATACAAAAATTCCAAGAGCAGTGAGATTGGCCGAAGCGCCGAGCTACGGAAAACCGATTATTCTTTACGATAGATATTCAAAGGGAACAGAAGCTTATGTCTGTCTTGCCAAGGAATTTCTAAAACGACAGTCGTAA